The following are from one region of the Coccinella septempunctata chromosome 7, icCocSept1.1, whole genome shotgun sequence genome:
- the LOC123316295 gene encoding serine/threonine-protein kinase RIO3 isoform X2, translating into MSSPWAKIDKPEVLNLQEIMSEQIAADIAKKEQKKLLGNVSHEIPPEVLEALKDEAGCLENYDIPEELYAFLKADETVESDAEIARTLQAQFDREHDEELMRCENKFNGGSKVSISYRNFMRSFETYYDEQPVETPEPKNWDRFETMDKEIGAMPLCGYKMMDGVIVTKHDATINGRNNARKLLSFPPEFQTGDGENIDLQLSNQVYNRLKVHSQNSQYSKRHKIRDKREDRSTTMFGLDEHTHLQLYKMVNGSQILDDVGGVISIGKEAAIFHAFSHSENGEGPKECAIKVFKTSLSEFKDREKYIRSDHRFKDRIGKQTSRKTVHIWAEKEMANLCRLKKAGIPCPEVFYLKECILVMSFIGENRIPADKLKEATLSTDEYIIAYDQVTTLMKTLFWDAKLIHADLSEYNILWHKGQCYFIDVSQSVEPVHENAFNFLYRDCENITNFFQRKSVPGVVSSNELFKSITGYYYEDKEQLLKLQTAEKPKPHTMDRLHEETDDNFDRVWNNLKIYNDIAEKETTLVESSKA; encoded by the exons ATGTCTTCTCCTTGGGCTAAAATTGATAAACCTGAAGTTTTGAATCTACAGGAGATTATGTCTGAACAAATAGCAGCTGATATTgcaaaaaaagaacaaaaaaaattactggGAAATGTGTCTCATGAAATACCTCCAGAAGTGTTAGAAGCCTTAAAGGATGAAGCTGGATGTTTAGAAAACTATGATATTCCCGAGGAACTATATGCTTTTTTGAAAGCTGATGAAACAGTCGAATCAGATGCTGAAATAGCTAGGACTCTACAGGCTCAATTTGATAGAGAACATGACGAGGAATTGATGAGATGTGAAAACAAATTTAATGGGGGTTCTAAAGTATCTATTTCATATAGGAACTTCATGAGGTCTTTCGAAACTTATT ATGACGAACAACCTGTTGAAACTCCAGAACCAAAAAATTGGGATCGCTTTGAAACGATGGACAAAGAAATAGGAGCAATGCCGCTATGTGGTTATAAAATGATGGATGGGGTTATTGTAACAAAGCACGATGCAACCATAAATGGAAGAAATAATGCTCGTAAACTCCTTTCCTTTCCTCCTGAATTTCAAACGGGTGACGGAGAAAACATTGACCTACAATTATCTAACCAAGTTTATAACAG ATTGAAAGTTCACTCCCAAAATAGTCAATACTCTAAACGACATAAAATACGTGACAAGAGGGAAGATAGATCAACTACTATGTTTGGACTGGACGAACATACTCATTTGCAACTGTATAAAATGGTGAATGGTTCTCAAATTCTAGATGATGTTGGGGGTGTTATAAGTATTG GAAAGGAAGCAGCTATCTTCCATGCATTCAGTCACTCAGAAAATGGGGAGGGCCCTAAAGAGTGTGCAATTAAGGTGTTTAAGACTAGCTTATCGGAATTTAAAGATAGAGAGAAATACATACGAAGTGATCATAGATTCAAGGATAGAATCGGCAAACAAACCTCTAGAAAAACCGTCCACATTTGGGCCGAGAAAGAAATGGCCAACTTGTGCAGATTGAAGAAAGCTGGTATTCCATGTCCAGAAGTTTTCTACTTGAAAGAGTGCATATTGGTTATGTCGTTTATAGGCGAAAACCGCATTCCTGCCGATAAATTGAAAGAAGCTACTTTGAGCACCGACGAATATATCATAGCCTACGATCAG GTCACAACATTAATGAAGACCCTTTTTTGGGATGCCAAGTTGATTCATGctgatttatctgaatataaCATCCTATGGCACAAAGGTCAATGTTATTTCATTGACGTAAGCCAATCAGTTGAACCAGTTCATGAAAATGCTTTCAACTTCCTTTATAGAGATTGCGAAAACATTACAAAC TTCTTCCAACGCAAGTCAGTTCCTGGAGTTGTTAGCTCTAATGAGCTATTCAAGTCAATTACCGGTTATTACTATGAAGATAAAGAACAACTTCTGAAACTACAGACTGCAGAAAAACCTAAACCTCACACTATGGACAGGCTTCATGAAGAAACAGATGACAATTTTGATAGAGTTTGGAATAATCTCAAAATTTATAATGATATAGCTGAAAAAGAAACCACACTTgtagaatcctccaaggcataG
- the LOC123317302 gene encoding dihydrolipoyllysine-residue acetyltransferase component of pyruvate dehydrogenase complex, mitochondrial isoform X2, protein MFRTIFIRSDSIRGNLNKTVRGNLIRNLCVQGVRRIPKQSKLVLQHKPNIIKWTYQIRHYASDLPSHTRVTLPALSPTMEMGTIISWSKKEGEKLNEGDLLAEIETDKATMGFETPEEGYLAKIIIPAGTKEVPIGKLVCIIVENEADVAAFKDFKDDATAAPAPKPKAPSPPPAPAAVAPPSAPQAVPTPQPAAPTEGRVYASPMAKRLAEQRNIRLQGKAATAGAVTGAPTPIPSPAPGATYVDIPVTNIRQTIAKRLLASKTTIPHYYLTIDVQVDKLLALRNKLNKKLEKSGEKVSVNDFIIKATAQALLKVPEANSAWMESFIRQYTNADISVAVSTPSGLITPIVFGANNKGVVRISKEVKELVARARENKLKPQEFQGGTFSISNLGMMGIDQFCAIINPPQSCIVAVGQTVKKIVPDDSEKGFKQVNMMTLTLSSDHRVVDGAVGAQFLKALRENLEDPVNMIL, encoded by the exons ATGTTCCGAACAATTTTCATTCGAAGCGACTCAATCAGAGGGAATTTAAACAAAACCGTAAGAGGTAACTTAATCAGGAATTTATGTGTTCAAGGCGTGCGAAGAATTCCTAAACA GAGTAAACTAGTTCTTCAACATAAGCCGAATATCATAAAATGGACGTACCAAATACGTCATTATGCAAGCGATCTCCCCTCTCACACCAGAGTTACCCTTCCAGCTCTGTCGCCTACAATGGAGATGGGTACAATAATATCATGGTCCAAGAAGGAGGGTGAGAAACTGAATGAAGGTGACCTATTGGCGGAAATTGAAACAGATAAAGCCACGATGGGCTTCGAAACACCCGAAGAGGGATACCTGGCTAAGATCATCATTCCAGCCGGCACCAAAGAAGTCCCTATTGGAAAATTAGTTTGTATAATAGTCGAAAACGAAGCAGACGTAGCGGCGTTCAAAGATTTCAAGGATGACGCAACTGCCGCACCTGCACCAAAGCCTAAGGCACCTTCACCTCCACCAGCACCAGCTGCAGTTGCGCCTCCCAGCGCTCCTCAGGCCGTTCCTACTCCACAACCTGCAGCTCCCACAGAGGGAAGAGTTTACGCCAGCCCTATGGCGAAACGCCTCGCTGAACAGAGGAACATTCGTCTTCAAGGAAAAG CAGCAACAGCAGGGGCAGTAACGGGGGCGCCGACACCAATTCCTTCTCCTGCTCCTGGGGCTACTTATGTTGACATACCAGTAACTAATATCAGGCAGACAATAGCTAAAAGGTTATTAGCATCTAAGACGACAATTCCTCATTATTATCTGACAATAGATGTACAGGTCGATAAATTATTAGCGTTAAGGAATAAATTGAATAAGAAATTGGAAAAATCAGGCGAAAAAGTTAGCGTGAACGATTTTATAATAAAAGCAACAGCACAAGCTCTACTGAAAGTTCCTGAAGCAAACTCTGCTTGGATGGAGTCATTCATCAGACAG tACACAAATGCAGATATCAGCGTAGCTGTTTCCACTCCATCCGGTCTCATTACTCCCATCGTTTTTGGTGCAAACAACAAAGGTGTTGTTCGGATCAGTAAAGAAGTGAAAGAGTTAGTGGCAAGAGCTCGAGAGAACAAACTCAAACCACAAGAATTCCAAGGAGGTACCTTCAGTATATCTAACCTAGGAATGATGGGTATCGACCAATTCTGTGCCATCATCAATCCACCTCAAAGTTGCATTGTCGCCGTTGGACAAACGGTAAAGAAGATAGTACCTGATGATTCAGAAAAAGG GTTCAAACAAGTCAATATGATGACTTTAACATTAAGCAGCGATCACAGGGTAGTTGATGGAGCAGTTGGTGCACAATTTCTAAAAGCGCTCAGGGAAAATTTGGAAGATCCTGTAAATATGATATTATGA
- the LOC123316558 gene encoding putative E3 ubiquitin-protein ligase SINAT1 has translation MSDTLDKCVSCSYYYLPPIYQCPKGHILCNHCTQDEQYMVSTSAYNLRKAKLKSITKLKLFCGKCMNFYNTNEELRNVELAIQTVKYPCIYKNDGCDFEDSYTKIKNHNETCSFMVISCFWQNCYWTGRLLDMKDHLKSHSTMKIGSHESLVNNSCFTVFVDDNFYIVKIILAKKCAQFFVVYHGEAEKYRFEINMGAKFTTNYPITLMKVIPLLKKPKTHGFSPEISEVFTVDFDFIEQFIFIDKERIYNEVQYMINVSEIEKQANFSSSPEKIAKYN, from the exons ATGTCTGACACACTTGATAAGTGTGTGAGCTgcagttattattatttaccACCAATTTATCAGTGTCCCAAAGGGCACATATTATGCAATCACTGCACGCAGGATGAACAGTATATGGTATCAACATCTGCATATAATTTGAGGAAAGCAAAATTGAAATCTATAACAAAGCTGAAACTTTTTTGTGGAAAGTGTATGAATTTTTATAACACCAATGAAG AACTCAGAAATGTAGAACTTGCAATACAAACAGTCAAGTATCCTTGTATATATAAAAATGATGGATGTGATTTTGAGGACTCGtatacaaaaatcaaaaatcataATGAAACATGTTCGTTCATGGTAATCAGTTGTTTTTGGCAAAACTGTTATTGGACTGGTCGTCTTTTGGACATGAAAGACCATTTGAAATCTCATTCAACAATGAAGATTGGTTCCCATGAATCTTTAGTGAATAATTCATGTTTCACTGTAtttgttgatgataattttTATATTGTGAAGATTATTCTAGCCAAAAAATGCGctcaattttttgttgtttatcATGGAGAAGCTGAAAAATATCGATTCGAAATAAATATGGGTGCTAAATTCACCACTAACTATCCAATAACATTAATGAAGGTAATTCCACTATTGAAGAAGCCGAAAACTCATGGATTCAGCCCAGAGATTTCAGAAGTATTCACTGTTGACTTTGACTTTATCGAACAGTTCATTTTTATTGATAAAGAAAGAATTTATAATGAAGTTCAGTATATGATAAATGTTTCAGAAATAGAAAAACAAGCAAATTTTTCTAGTTCTCCCGAAAAAATTGCTAAATATAACTGA
- the LOC123316295 gene encoding serine/threonine-protein kinase RIO3 isoform X1 — MSSPWAKIDKPEVLNLQEIMSEQIAADIAKKEQKKLLGNVSHEIPPEVLEALKDEAGCLENYDIPEELYAFLKADETVESDAEIARTLQAQFDREHDEELMRCENKFNGGSKVSISYRNFMRSFETYYDEQPVETPEPKNWDRFETMDKEIGAMPLCGYKMMDGVIVTKHDATINGRNNARKLLSFPPEFQTGDGENIDLQLSNQVYNRLKVHSQNSQYSKRHKIRDKREDRSTTMFGLDEHTHLQLYKMVNGSQILDDVGGVISIVSLAGKEAAIFHAFSHSENGEGPKECAIKVFKTSLSEFKDREKYIRSDHRFKDRIGKQTSRKTVHIWAEKEMANLCRLKKAGIPCPEVFYLKECILVMSFIGENRIPADKLKEATLSTDEYIIAYDQVTTLMKTLFWDAKLIHADLSEYNILWHKGQCYFIDVSQSVEPVHENAFNFLYRDCENITNFFQRKSVPGVVSSNELFKSITGYYYEDKEQLLKLQTAEKPKPHTMDRLHEETDDNFDRVWNNLKIYNDIAEKETTLVESSKA, encoded by the exons ATGTCTTCTCCTTGGGCTAAAATTGATAAACCTGAAGTTTTGAATCTACAGGAGATTATGTCTGAACAAATAGCAGCTGATATTgcaaaaaaagaacaaaaaaaattactggGAAATGTGTCTCATGAAATACCTCCAGAAGTGTTAGAAGCCTTAAAGGATGAAGCTGGATGTTTAGAAAACTATGATATTCCCGAGGAACTATATGCTTTTTTGAAAGCTGATGAAACAGTCGAATCAGATGCTGAAATAGCTAGGACTCTACAGGCTCAATTTGATAGAGAACATGACGAGGAATTGATGAGATGTGAAAACAAATTTAATGGGGGTTCTAAAGTATCTATTTCATATAGGAACTTCATGAGGTCTTTCGAAACTTATT ATGACGAACAACCTGTTGAAACTCCAGAACCAAAAAATTGGGATCGCTTTGAAACGATGGACAAAGAAATAGGAGCAATGCCGCTATGTGGTTATAAAATGATGGATGGGGTTATTGTAACAAAGCACGATGCAACCATAAATGGAAGAAATAATGCTCGTAAACTCCTTTCCTTTCCTCCTGAATTTCAAACGGGTGACGGAGAAAACATTGACCTACAATTATCTAACCAAGTTTATAACAG ATTGAAAGTTCACTCCCAAAATAGTCAATACTCTAAACGACATAAAATACGTGACAAGAGGGAAGATAGATCAACTACTATGTTTGGACTGGACGAACATACTCATTTGCAACTGTATAAAATGGTGAATGGTTCTCAAATTCTAGATGATGTTGGGGGTGTTATAAGTATTG TTTCTCTTGCAGGAAAGGAAGCAGCTATCTTCCATGCATTCAGTCACTCAGAAAATGGGGAGGGCCCTAAAGAGTGTGCAATTAAGGTGTTTAAGACTAGCTTATCGGAATTTAAAGATAGAGAGAAATACATACGAAGTGATCATAGATTCAAGGATAGAATCGGCAAACAAACCTCTAGAAAAACCGTCCACATTTGGGCCGAGAAAGAAATGGCCAACTTGTGCAGATTGAAGAAAGCTGGTATTCCATGTCCAGAAGTTTTCTACTTGAAAGAGTGCATATTGGTTATGTCGTTTATAGGCGAAAACCGCATTCCTGCCGATAAATTGAAAGAAGCTACTTTGAGCACCGACGAATATATCATAGCCTACGATCAG GTCACAACATTAATGAAGACCCTTTTTTGGGATGCCAAGTTGATTCATGctgatttatctgaatataaCATCCTATGGCACAAAGGTCAATGTTATTTCATTGACGTAAGCCAATCAGTTGAACCAGTTCATGAAAATGCTTTCAACTTCCTTTATAGAGATTGCGAAAACATTACAAAC TTCTTCCAACGCAAGTCAGTTCCTGGAGTTGTTAGCTCTAATGAGCTATTCAAGTCAATTACCGGTTATTACTATGAAGATAAAGAACAACTTCTGAAACTACAGACTGCAGAAAAACCTAAACCTCACACTATGGACAGGCTTCATGAAGAAACAGATGACAATTTTGATAGAGTTTGGAATAATCTCAAAATTTATAATGATATAGCTGAAAAAGAAACCACACTTgtagaatcctccaaggcataG
- the LOC123316557 gene encoding polypeptide N-acetylgalactosaminyltransferase 5 produces the protein MFLGKLRYHTYKIVLLTSIFWLLLMVVVVSFYSNECLGGSCKKATEEKIGEQSALNADKKVEYEDTDDIDSGIRKYKVSQLHRWVPAPVVPSIPGKPGEMGKAVHIPSSQEALMKEKFKLNQFNLMASDIISLNRSLADIRYEGCKEKAYPKLLPTTSIVIVFHNEAWSTLLRTVWSVINRSPRSLLEEIILVDDASEREHLGRKLEEYVKKLPVPVHLLRTKKRSGLIRARLLGAKHVKGQVITFLDAHCECTEGWLEPLLARIVENRKTVVCPIIDVISDETFEYVTASDMTWGGFNWKLNFRWYRVPQREMERRNNDRTSPLRTPTMAGGLFSIDKDYFYELGSYDEGMDIWGGENLEMSFRVWQCGGILEIVPCSHVGHVFRDKSPYTFPGGVSKIVLHNAARVAEVWMDEWRDFYYAMNPGARNVPVGDLTARRALREKLKCKSFRWYLENVYPESQMPLEYYYLGDIRNVEVGNCLDTMGRKSGENLGMTYCHNLGGNQVFAYTKRQQIMSDDNCLDASHRNGPVRLVRCHGMGGNQAWLYDENLKTIKHMNTGSCLQRPAPNDMNTPLLRPCTKGPEQKWVMDSDFKWQARNHEER, from the exons ATGTTTCTTGGAAAGTTGAGATATCATACCTATAAAATAGTGTTGTTAACATCGATATTCTGGCTGCTACTCATGGTTGTTGTGGTATCCTTTTATTCTAATGAATGCCTAGGGGGCTCTTGTAAAAAGGCAACAGAAGAAAAAATAGGAGAACAGAGTGCTTTGAATGCTgataaaaaagttgaatatgagGACACAGATGATATTGA TAGCGGAATTCGAAAATACAAAGTCAGTCAGTTACATAGATGGGTGCCAGCCCCTGTGGTTCCAAGTATACCAGGTAAACCAGGAGAAATGGGAAAAGCAGTTCATATCCCTTCATCCCAAGAAGCACTTATGAAGGAGAAATTTAAGCTGAATCAATTCAACTTAATGGCTAGTGATATTATATCTTTGAATAGGTCTTTAGCTGATATTAGATATGAAGG aTGCAAAGAAAAGGCGTATCCAAAATTACTCCCAACCACTTCTATAgttatagtttttcataatgAAGCATGGAGTACACTTCTCAGAACTGTTTGGAGTGTCATAAATAGATCTCCTAGATCTCTTTTAGAAGAAATCATCCTTGTGGACGACGCTAGTGAAAGAG AACATTTGGGACGTAAACTAGAAGAATATGTTAAGAAACTTCCAGTGCCTGTTCATTTACTGCGCACAAAAAAACGTTCTGGACTCATTCGGGCAAGACTGCTAGGTGCAAAACATGTCAAAGGTCAAGTTATCACTTTCCTTGACGCACATTGCGAATGTACTGAAGGATGGTTAGAGCCCCTTTTAGCGCGAATCGTTGAAAATAGGAAAACAGTTGTATGTCCCATAATAGATGTGATatcagatgaaacatttgaaTATGTAACAGCATCGGATATGACTTGGGGTGGCTTTAATTGGAAGTTGAACTTTAGGTG GTATCGAGTGCCCCAAAGAGAAATGGAAAGAAGAAATAATGATAGGACGTCACCTTTGAGAACGCCCACGATGGCAGGTGGTTTATTCTCTATCGACAAAGATTACTTCTACGAATTGGGATCTTATGACGAGGGCATGGACATTTGGGGTGGAGAAAACCTGGAAATGAGTTTCAGG GTTTGGCAGTGTGGAGGTATCTTAGAAATTGTACCTTGCTCTCATGTTGGTCATGTGTTTAGGGACAAGTCCCCCTACACTTTTCCCGGGGGTGTGTCCAAAATTGTGTTGCACAATGCGGCAAGAGTAGCCGAAGTATGGATGGACGAATGGCGAGACTTCTATTACGCTATGAATCCAG GTGCTAGGAATGTTCCAGTTGGTGATTTAACTGCTAGAAGAGCACTTAGGGAAAAACTGAAATGTAAAAGTTTCAGATGGTATTTGGAGAATGTGTATCCTGAATCTCAGATGCCTTTAGAATATTATTACCTCGGAGAT ATACGTAACGTAGAGGTAGGAAATTGCCTTGACACAATGGGCAGAAAATCAGGTGAGAACCTCGGTATGACATATTGTCATAACTTGGGGGGTAATCAAGTATTTGCCTACACCAAACGGCAACAAATCATGTCGGATGATAACTGCCTTGATGCTAGTCACAGAAACGGACCTGTGAGATTAGTAAGATGCCATGGAATGGGTGGTAACCAAGCCTGGTTATATGATGAGAAT CTCAAGACAATCAAGCATATGAACACAGGCAGCTGTTTGCAGAGGCCTGCTCCAAATGATATGAACACTCCACTTCTGAGACCTTGCACTAAAGGGCCTGAACAGAAATGGGTCATGGATAGTGATTTCAAATGGCAAGCCAGAAACCACGAAGAAAGATGA
- the LOC123316688 gene encoding UPF0598 protein CG30010, with translation MMLKGFISDNYLRHSYPIFTRKLSYIQGQEPERHVREYFYYIDHQGMLFLDDSKMKNFTSCIKEKKFLRFFFNQLKQNDTNRYTEFPYLSKCGKERNFVRCDDCPFVFTHILKMELSNSQPEMHLAYNHANSLLTLKFQPDKVIMLPETGRVYHPAPDRVGSVGLIQSKLAIMLSEYFHFGKGENNPPTMFTFMGKTYVLDNTWYQNKHIS, from the exons ATGATGCTCAAGGGTTTTATTTCGGATAATTACTTAAGGCATTCGTACCCAATCTTCACAAGAAAACTGTCCTATATACAGGGTCAAGAGCCTGAACGTCATGTGAgagaatacttttattataTAGATCATCAAGGGATG TTATTTTTAGAcgattccaaaatgaaaaatttcacatcttgcatcaaagagaaaaaatttctgcgtttttttttcaaccaacTGAAACAAAATGATACGAATAGATACACAGAATTTCCTTACCTGTCAAAGTGTGGGAAAGAAAGAAATTTCGTCAGGTGTGACGACTGCCCCTTTGTTTTCACCCATATTTTAAAAATGGAACTATCGAACAGTCAACCTGAAATGCATTTAGCCTATAACCATGCAAATTCtttattgacattgaaattccaGCCAGATAAAGTTATAATGCTACCTGAAACTGGAAGAGTTTACCACCCAGCTCCAGATAGAGTAGGTTCAGTTGGGTTGATACAATCAAAATTAGCTATCATGTTAAGTGAGTACTTTCATTTTGGCAAAGGTGAGAATAATCCTCCCACAATGTTTACATTTATGGGAAAGACATATGTGTTGGATAATACATGGTATCAAAACAAGCATATCTCATAG
- the LOC123317302 gene encoding dihydrolipoyllysine-residue acetyltransferase component of pyruvate dehydrogenase complex, mitochondrial isoform X1 has product MFRTIFIRSDSIRGNLNKTVRGNLIRNLCVQGVRRIPKQSKLVLQHKPNIIKWTYQIRHYASDLPSHTRVTLPALSPTMEMGTIISWSKKEGEKLNEGDLLAEIETDKATMGFETPEEGYLAKIIIPAGTKEVPIGKLVCIIVENEADVAAFKDFKDDATAAPAPKPKAPSPPPAPAAVAPPSAPQAVPTPQPAAPTEGRVYASPMAKRLAEQRNIRLQGKGTGLYDSITSADLDKLAAATAGAVTGAPTPIPSPAPGATYVDIPVTNIRQTIAKRLLASKTTIPHYYLTIDVQVDKLLALRNKLNKKLEKSGEKVSVNDFIIKATAQALLKVPEANSAWMESFIRQYTNADISVAVSTPSGLITPIVFGANNKGVVRISKEVKELVARARENKLKPQEFQGGTFSISNLGMMGIDQFCAIINPPQSCIVAVGQTVKKIVPDDSEKGFKQVNMMTLTLSSDHRVVDGAVGAQFLKALRENLEDPVNMIL; this is encoded by the exons ATGTTCCGAACAATTTTCATTCGAAGCGACTCAATCAGAGGGAATTTAAACAAAACCGTAAGAGGTAACTTAATCAGGAATTTATGTGTTCAAGGCGTGCGAAGAATTCCTAAACA GAGTAAACTAGTTCTTCAACATAAGCCGAATATCATAAAATGGACGTACCAAATACGTCATTATGCAAGCGATCTCCCCTCTCACACCAGAGTTACCCTTCCAGCTCTGTCGCCTACAATGGAGATGGGTACAATAATATCATGGTCCAAGAAGGAGGGTGAGAAACTGAATGAAGGTGACCTATTGGCGGAAATTGAAACAGATAAAGCCACGATGGGCTTCGAAACACCCGAAGAGGGATACCTGGCTAAGATCATCATTCCAGCCGGCACCAAAGAAGTCCCTATTGGAAAATTAGTTTGTATAATAGTCGAAAACGAAGCAGACGTAGCGGCGTTCAAAGATTTCAAGGATGACGCAACTGCCGCACCTGCACCAAAGCCTAAGGCACCTTCACCTCCACCAGCACCAGCTGCAGTTGCGCCTCCCAGCGCTCCTCAGGCCGTTCCTACTCCACAACCTGCAGCTCCCACAGAGGGAAGAGTTTACGCCAGCCCTATGGCGAAACGCCTCGCTGAACAGAGGAACATTCGTCTTCAAGGAAAAGGTACTGGACTTTATGATTCCATAACGTCAGCCGACTTAGATAAACTAGCAG CAGCAACAGCAGGGGCAGTAACGGGGGCGCCGACACCAATTCCTTCTCCTGCTCCTGGGGCTACTTATGTTGACATACCAGTAACTAATATCAGGCAGACAATAGCTAAAAGGTTATTAGCATCTAAGACGACAATTCCTCATTATTATCTGACAATAGATGTACAGGTCGATAAATTATTAGCGTTAAGGAATAAATTGAATAAGAAATTGGAAAAATCAGGCGAAAAAGTTAGCGTGAACGATTTTATAATAAAAGCAACAGCACAAGCTCTACTGAAAGTTCCTGAAGCAAACTCTGCTTGGATGGAGTCATTCATCAGACAG tACACAAATGCAGATATCAGCGTAGCTGTTTCCACTCCATCCGGTCTCATTACTCCCATCGTTTTTGGTGCAAACAACAAAGGTGTTGTTCGGATCAGTAAAGAAGTGAAAGAGTTAGTGGCAAGAGCTCGAGAGAACAAACTCAAACCACAAGAATTCCAAGGAGGTACCTTCAGTATATCTAACCTAGGAATGATGGGTATCGACCAATTCTGTGCCATCATCAATCCACCTCAAAGTTGCATTGTCGCCGTTGGACAAACGGTAAAGAAGATAGTACCTGATGATTCAGAAAAAGG GTTCAAACAAGTCAATATGATGACTTTAACATTAAGCAGCGATCACAGGGTAGTTGATGGAGCAGTTGGTGCACAATTTCTAAAAGCGCTCAGGGAAAATTTGGAAGATCCTGTAAATATGATATTATGA